One region of Streptomyces davaonensis JCM 4913 genomic DNA includes:
- a CDS encoding NAD(P)/FAD-dependent oxidoreductase translates to MADPSRALVVGGGYAGLVTARVLADRFDQVTVVEQDDITARPAPAHRRGTPQSHHPHGMLARGARTLEELFPGLRDELDKEGAPHIDFGCLPMLYPTGWSPSVPTDLATQTYSRPLLEAALRRRVLALETVTVLDRTRVDGLVRDGRSGRVTGVRTDGHGVHTADLVVIAAGRHGRALTWLTEIGVPRPAVLAVDGRLSYASRPYRRDPVDRPDLRTSIQATLAPGTRRGGVVVAIEDDRWLVCLFGADGERAPKDPEGFADYAASLANPYIRTAVRDCEPLGAVHRYGGLGGEWYRYDRVRPWPGGVVVLGDALCGLNPLYGHGMTVAAVQARLLGRTLDDHGPDRGCAVFQRCAARALLVPWYLSTSLDQGWRTDRVPVTAALARRYLDRVLRRIPSDPELYRRFLRVQHMVAAPLTLLTPSARLRSMGGRS, encoded by the coding sequence ATGGCTGACCCGAGCCGCGCGCTGGTCGTCGGCGGGGGATACGCCGGACTGGTCACCGCACGCGTCCTCGCCGACCGCTTCGACCAGGTGACCGTCGTCGAACAGGACGACATCACCGCTCGCCCGGCCCCGGCCCACCGCCGGGGCACCCCGCAGAGCCATCACCCGCACGGCATGCTGGCCCGGGGCGCACGAACTCTGGAAGAGCTCTTCCCCGGGCTCCGTGACGAGTTGGACAAGGAGGGCGCGCCGCACATCGACTTCGGGTGCCTGCCGATGCTGTACCCCACGGGATGGTCGCCGAGCGTCCCGACCGACCTGGCGACCCAGACGTACAGCCGTCCCCTCCTGGAGGCCGCGCTGCGGCGCCGGGTGCTGGCGCTGGAGACGGTGACCGTGCTCGACCGGACGCGGGTGGACGGGCTGGTCCGCGACGGCCGGAGCGGACGCGTCACCGGAGTGCGCACCGACGGGCACGGTGTGCACACCGCCGACCTTGTGGTCATCGCGGCCGGGCGGCACGGCCGAGCGCTCACCTGGCTGACCGAGATCGGCGTGCCCCGGCCGGCCGTCCTCGCCGTCGACGGCAGGCTCTCGTACGCCTCCCGCCCCTACCGCCGGGACCCCGTGGACCGTCCGGACCTGCGGACGTCCATCCAGGCCACCCTCGCGCCCGGTACGCGGCGCGGCGGTGTGGTCGTCGCGATCGAGGACGACCGGTGGCTGGTCTGCCTGTTCGGGGCCGACGGCGAGCGGGCACCCAAGGACCCGGAGGGCTTCGCCGACTATGCGGCCTCCCTGGCGAACCCGTACATCCGCACCGCGGTCCGGGACTGCGAGCCGCTCGGCGCGGTACATCGCTACGGCGGTCTCGGGGGAGAGTGGTACCGCTACGACCGCGTGCGCCCCTGGCCCGGCGGTGTCGTCGTCCTCGGCGACGCGCTGTGCGGACTCAACCCCCTGTACGGGCACGGGATGACCGTCGCGGCCGTACAGGCGCGGCTGCTGGGCCGCACTCTGGACGACCACGGCCCGGACCGCGGCTGCGCGGTCTTCCAGCGCTGCGCCGCCCGTGCCCTGCTGGTGCCCTGGTACCTGTCCACCAGCCTCGACCAGGGCTGGCGCACCGACCGTGTCCCCGTCACCGCCGCCCTCGCCCGCCGCTACCTGGACCGCGTGCTGCGCCGGATCCCCTCGGACCCGGAGCTGTACCGGAGGTTCCTGCGCGTCCAGCACATGGTGGCCGCACCGCTCACCCTCCTCACCCCGTCCGCACGCCTCCGCTCGATGGGCGGCCGGTCATGA
- a CDS encoding cytochrome P450 has protein sequence MRSPVDFLTSLPDYGDLVEIRLGVTPGYVPCHPELLRQTLIDDRTFDKGGKYYDRARAMAGNGVATCAHKDHRRQRRMMQPAFHHQQLERYGPVVEEEIAALTEHWGDEQVIDAYSVLYGLSLRTVTRTLFAAKVDEEVVEGIRHSFDIAFSGFFRQMFLPRAVLELPLPANRRHRRALGHLRDTVHRVVADSRATEGDEGNVLAALMASEPDDQEIHDQVVTVLAAGSETVASTLTWALYLLSEHPEAARALQNEIDTVLAGRPARWADIPQLPGLHRVVNETVRLYPAGWLFTRVTTRDVELAGTLLKEGSTVVITPVPVHRNTELFEDAAAFAPERWLPERISGLPRGAFAGFGTGPRKCVGDDYGVGECVLALAAILGGWDVQCEPGADTRPVPLAAFYRPRKLTMRLIRRVGHHG, from the coding sequence ATGCGAAGCCCCGTCGACTTCCTGACCTCCCTGCCGGACTACGGTGATCTCGTCGAGATCCGGCTCGGCGTCACCCCGGGGTACGTGCCCTGCCACCCGGAGCTGCTGCGGCAGACACTGATCGACGACCGCACCTTCGACAAGGGCGGCAAGTACTACGACCGGGCCCGCGCGATGGCGGGCAACGGTGTGGCGACCTGCGCCCACAAGGACCACCGCCGTCAGCGGCGGATGATGCAACCCGCCTTCCATCACCAGCAGTTGGAGCGCTACGGGCCCGTGGTGGAGGAGGAGATCGCCGCTCTCACCGAGCACTGGGGCGACGAGCAGGTGATCGACGCCTACAGCGTGCTGTACGGCCTCTCGCTGCGCACGGTGACCCGGACGCTGTTCGCGGCGAAGGTGGACGAGGAGGTCGTGGAGGGCATCCGGCACTCCTTCGACATCGCGTTCAGCGGGTTCTTCCGGCAGATGTTCCTGCCCCGCGCGGTCCTCGAACTGCCGCTGCCGGCCAACCGACGGCACCGGCGGGCCCTCGGGCATCTCCGGGACACCGTGCACCGGGTCGTCGCGGACTCGCGCGCCACCGAGGGTGACGAAGGGAACGTACTGGCGGCCCTGATGGCCTCCGAACCCGACGACCAGGAGATCCACGACCAGGTCGTCACGGTGCTCGCCGCCGGCAGCGAGACCGTCGCCTCCACCCTGACCTGGGCCCTGTATCTGCTGTCCGAGCACCCGGAGGCGGCGCGGGCCCTTCAGAACGAGATCGACACCGTGCTGGCGGGCCGCCCGGCCCGCTGGGCGGACATCCCACAGCTGCCCGGCCTCCACCGCGTGGTCAACGAGACCGTGCGGCTCTATCCGGCCGGCTGGCTGTTCACCCGGGTGACGACCCGCGACGTGGAACTCGCGGGCACGCTGCTGAAGGAGGGCAGCACCGTCGTGATCACGCCGGTGCCGGTGCACCGCAACACGGAACTCTTCGAGGACGCCGCCGCGTTCGCCCCCGAGCGCTGGCTCCCGGAACGCATCTCCGGCCTGCCCCGCGGAGCCTTCGCGGGCTTCGGCACGGGACCGCGCAAATGCGTGGGCGACGACTACGGCGTCGGCGAATGCGTCCTGGCGCTGGCGGCGATCCTCGGCGGCTGGGACGTACAGTGCGAGCCGGGCGCGGACACCCGACCGGTGCCGCTGGCCGCGTTCTACCGGCCTCGGAAGCTCACCATGCGCCTGATACGACGGGTGGGACACCATGGCTGA